In Balaenoptera ricei isolate mBalRic1 chromosome 4, mBalRic1.hap2, whole genome shotgun sequence, the following are encoded in one genomic region:
- the ZNF80 gene encoding LOW QUALITY PROTEIN: zinc finger protein 80 (The sequence of the model RefSeq protein was modified relative to this genomic sequence to represent the inferred CDS: deleted 2 bases in 1 codon), translating to MQEGHLKPVTASHKEVLLKRISLERSGVGKDDRLCSRVLQKQDSAGDAVRECDSQGPSDTLVPSGKSLYECKECGKVFNKNCLLVRQQWIHTGVEPYTCQVCGKAFREKVDFVRHRRIHTGQKPHKCAECGKAFSRRSHLAYHPRIHTGQKAYECRECGKASAHHSAFVQHNKIRTREKTCECK from the exons ATGCAGGAAGGGCACTTAAAGCCAGTTACAGCCTCCCACAAGGAGGTTCTCCTTAAGAGAATTAGCCTGGAgcgcagtggggtggggaaggatgaTCGTCTGTGCTCAAGGGTTTTACAAAAGCAAGACTCTGCAGGAGATGCTGTCCGTGAATGTGACTCACAGGGACCAAGTGACACCTTGGTTCCTTCAGGGAAGAGCCTCTACGAATGCAAAGAATGCGGGAAAGTGTTTAACAAGAATTGCCTCCTTGTTCGACAGCAGTGGATTCACACTGGAGTGGAGCCTTACACGTGCCAGGTGTGTGGGAAGGCCTTTCGTGAAAAGGTCGACTTCGTCCGGCACAGGAGG ATTCACACTGGGCAGAAGCCCCATAAGTGTGCAGagtgtgggaaggccttcagCCGTAGGTCACATCTCGCGTACCACCCGCGGATTCACACTGGCCAGAAGGCCTATGAGTGCAGGGAATGTGGAAAGGCCTCTGCCCACCACTCTGCTTTTGTCCAGCATAATAAGATCCGCACTAGAGAAAAAACCTGTGAGTGCAAataa